A window of the Dasypus novemcinctus isolate mDasNov1 chromosome 15, mDasNov1.1.hap2, whole genome shotgun sequence genome harbors these coding sequences:
- the LOC101424034 gene encoding protocadherin-9 isoform X6, whose product MDLRDFYLFAALIACLRLDSAIAQELIYTIREELPENVPIGNIPKDLNISHINAATGTSASLVYRLVSKAGDAPLVKVSSSTGEIFTTSNRIDREKLCAGASYAEENECFFELEVVILPNDFFRLIKIKIIVKDTNDNAPMFPSPVINISIPENTLINSRFPIPSATDPDTGFNGVQHYELLNGQSVFGLDIVETPEGEKWPQLIVQQNLDREQKDTYVMKIKVEDGGTPQKSSTAILQVTVSDVNDNRPVFKEGQVEVHIPENAPVGTSVIQLHATDADIGSNAEIRYIFGAQVAPATKRLFALNNTTGLITVQRSLDREETAIHKVTVLASDGSSTPARATVTINVTDVNDNPPNIDLRYIISPINGTVYLSEKDPVNTKIALITVSDKDTDVNGKVICFIEREVPFHLKAVYDNQYLLETSSLLDYEGTKEFSFKIVASDSGKPSLNQTALVRVKLEDENDNPPIFNQPVIELSVSENNRRGLYLTTISATDEDSGKNADIVYQLGPNASFFDLDRKTGVLTASRVFDREEQERFIFTVTARDNGTPPLQSQAAVIVTVLDENDNSPKFTHNHFQFFVSENLPKYSTVGVITVTDADAGENKAVTLSILNDNENFVLDPYSGVIKSNVSFDREQQSSYTFDVKATDGGQPPRSSTAKVTINVMDVNDNSPVVISPPSNTSFKLVPLSAIPGSVVAEVFAVDIDTGMNAELKYTIVSGNNKGLFRIDPVTGNITLEEKPTPTDVGLHRLVVNISDLGYPKSLHTLVLVFLYVNDTAGNASYIYDLIRRTMETPLDRNIGDSSQPYQNEDYLTIMIAIVAGAMVVIVVIFVTVLVRCRHASRFKAAQRSKQGAEWMSPNQENKQNKKKKRKKRKSPKSSLLNFVTIEESKPDDAVHEPINGTISLPAELEEQSIGRFDWGPAPPTTFKPNSPDLAKHYKSASPQPAFHLKPDTPVSVKKHHVIQELPLDNTFVGGCDTLSKRSSTSSDHFSASECSSQGGFKTKGPLHTRQCNTHSKSDNIPVTPQKCPSSAGFHIQENEENHYEPQDEFYDQASPDKRTEADGNSDPNSGESLQSLDRLELFWFSLVL is encoded by the coding sequence aTGGACCTGAGGGATTTTTACCTGTTTGCTGCTCTGATTGCCTGTTTAAGGCTGGATTCCGCAATAGCTCAAGAACTTATTTACACTATTAGAGAGGAATTGCCTGAAAATGTGCCCATAGGAAACATACCAAAGGATCTGAACATTTCTCACATCAATGCTGCCACAGGGACCAGCGCAAGCCTTGTCTACAGACTGGTTTCTAAAGCTGGGGATGCCCCTTTGGTGAAAGTATCCAGTAGCACTGGGGAAATCTTCACAACCTCCAATAGAATAGACAGAGAAAAACTCTGTGCTGGAGCCTCGTATGCTGAGGAGAACGAGTGTTTCTTTGAACTTGAGGTGGTGATCCTCCCCAATGATTTTTTCAGgctgatcaaaataaaaataattgtcaaGGATACCAATGACAATGCCCCCATGTTTCCATCTCCTGTCATCAATATCTCCATTCCGGAAAACACTTTGATCAACAGCCGCTTTCCAATTCCATCAGCAACAGATCCCGACACAGGCTTCAATGGTGTGCAGCATTATGAATTGTTAAATGGGCAGAGTGTTTTTGGACTAGATATCGTGGAAACTCCGGAGGGAGAGAAGTGGCCGCAATTGATTGTTCAGCAAAACTTGGACAGAGAACAGAAAGATACCTATGTGATGAAAATCAAAGTAGAGGATGGAGGCACTCCACAGAAATCCAGCACGGCCATACTGCAGGTCACAGTAAGTGATGTAAATGACAACAGGCCAGTGTTTAAAGAGGGTCAGGTAGAGGTGCACATTCCAGAGAATGCTCCCGTAGGCACCTCTGTAATTCAGCTCCATGCCACTGATGCAGACATAGGCAGTAATGCAGAAATTCGGTACATTTTTGGTGCCCAGGTTGCCCCTGCAACCAAAAGACTCTTTGCTTTAAATAATACTACTGGGCTGATTACAGTTCAGAGGTCCTTAGATCGAGAGGAGACAGCCATTCACAAAGTGACAGTGCTGGCTAGTGATGGCAGCTCCACTCCAGCTCGAGCAACGGTTACCATCAATGTCACTGATGTAAATGATAACCCTCCTAACATAGACCTCAGGTACATTATAAGTCCCATCAATGGCACAGTGTACTTATCTGAGAAAGATCCTGTCAATACAAAGATTGCCCTAATTACAGTTTCAGATAAGGACACAGATGTGAATGGCAAGGTGATCTGTTTCATTGAAAGAGAGGTCCCATTTCATTTGAAGGCAGTTTACGACAACCAATATTTGTTAGAGACCTCCTCTTTGTTGGACTATGAGGGCACCAAAGAATTCAGCTTTAAAATTGTTGCCTCGGATTCTGGGAAGCCCAGTTTGAATCAGACTGCCCTGGTAAGGGTTAAGCTTGAGGATGAAAATGACAACCCACCAATTTTCAACCAGCCTGTAATTGAGCTGTCAGTTTCCGAAAACAACCGACGTGGGTTATACTTAACAACTATTAGTGCCACAGATGAAGACAGTGGGAAAAATGCAGACATTGTTTATCAGCTTGGACCGAATGCCTCCTTCTTCGATCTGGACCGAAAGACAGGAGTTTTGACAGCCTCCAGAGTCTTTGACAGAGAAGAGCAAGAACGATTCATTTTTACAGTAACAGCCAGGGACAATGGGACCCCTCCCCTCCAAAGCCAAGCGGCTGTGATAGTTACTGTTCTGGATGAGAATGACAACAGCCCCAAGTTTACTCAtaatcattttcaattttttgtgtCTGAGAATCTGCCAAAGTATAGTACTGTGGGGGTGATCACAGTGACAGATGCAGATGCTGGAGAGAATAAAGCTGTGACTCTTTCCATTCTAAATGACAATGAGAATTTTGTGTTGGATCCCTATTCTGGAGTCATAAAGTCAAATGTTTCATTTGATAGAGAGCAGCAGAGCTCCTACACTTTTGATGTTAAAGCCACTGATGGAGGACAACCACCTCGTTCCTCTACTGCAAAAGTAACCATCAATGTCATGGATGTCAATGACAATAGCCCAGTTGTCATTTCGCCACCATCTAACACTTCCTTTAAGTTGGTGCCCCTCTCGGCCATTCCTGGCTCCGTGGTCGCAGAAGTTTTTGCAGTGGATATTGACACCGGAATGAACGCCGAGCTGAAGTATACAATTGTGAGTGGGAACAACAAAGGTCTGTTTCGGATTGATCCAGTAACAGGTAACATTACTCTGGAAGAAAAACCGACACCTACAGATGTGGGCTTGCACCGTCTGGTGGTCAACATAAGTGACCTGGGGTACCCTAAGTCTTTGCACACACTTGtgcttgtttttctttatgtTAATGACACTGCAGGAAATGCCTCCTATATCTATGACTTGATACGCAGGACTATGGAGACGCCCTTGGACAGGAACATAGGGGACAGTAGCCAGCCCTATCAAAATGAGGACTATCTCACCATCATGATCGCCATTGTCGCGGGTGCCATGGTAGTCATAGTCGTGATCTTTGTCACTGTTCTGGTGCGCTGTCGCCATGCGTCAAGGTTCAAAGCGGCTCAGAGAAGCAAGCAAGGTGCTGAGTGGATGTCCCCAAACCAggagaacaaacaaaacaagaaaaagaaaaggaagaaaagaaagtctCCCAAGAGCTCTCTTTTGAACTTTGTGACCATCGAAGAGTCCAAACCTGATGACGCAGTTCATGAACCCATCAATGGGACAATAAGCCTGCCAGCTGAGCTGGAGGAGCAAAGTATAGGAAGATTTGACTGGGGCCCGGCACCTCCCACCACCTTCAAGCCTAACAGCCCTGACTTGGCCAAGCACTACAAATCTGCCTCTCCACAGCCTGCTTTCCATCTTAAACCAGACACTCCAGTTTCTGTGAAAAAACATCATGTGATTCAGGAACTCCCTTTGGACAACACCTTTGTCGGGGGCTGTGACACCCTTTCCAAACGCTCTTCCACTAGTTCAGATCACTTCAGTGCCTCAGAGTGCAGTTCCCAAGGAGG